The Streptomyces albofaciens JCM 4342 genome has a segment encoding these proteins:
- a CDS encoding GAF domain-containing protein — MGADRDLAAVLRHLEPAAGDRGLVGADPELCAQLLGVDGIAACATTADGQSEVLWCTQGTSARLEDLQFTLGQGPGPEVAVCCAPVLVPDLSQVAAGRWPALLPEAQALGIGAVFCLPLHVGSACLGTLTLQRAAPGPLPDATLTDAWLVANALTAVLLHGGPQREAFAAADSGSELYRAVVHQATGMVSVQAGVPLAQALLLLRAYAFGHRQSVVETAEDVVARRLSFRENEDGPETSGEGTEGP; from the coding sequence GTGGGAGCTGACCGTGACTTGGCTGCCGTGCTCAGGCACCTGGAGCCCGCCGCCGGGGACCGGGGGCTGGTCGGCGCGGATCCCGAGCTGTGCGCCCAGCTGCTCGGGGTGGACGGCATCGCCGCCTGCGCGACGACGGCCGACGGCCAAAGCGAGGTGCTGTGGTGCACCCAGGGCACCAGTGCACGGCTGGAAGATCTGCAGTTCACGCTGGGCCAGGGGCCGGGTCCCGAGGTGGCGGTGTGCTGTGCGCCGGTTCTGGTGCCGGATCTGTCACAGGTCGCGGCCGGCCGGTGGCCGGCGTTGCTGCCGGAGGCCCAGGCGCTGGGCATCGGGGCCGTCTTCTGTCTGCCGCTGCATGTCGGCTCCGCGTGCCTGGGCACCTTGACCTTGCAGCGCGCGGCGCCCGGTCCGCTGCCGGACGCGACGCTGACCGACGCCTGGCTGGTGGCCAACGCCCTGACCGCCGTGCTCTTGCACGGCGGTCCGCAGCGGGAGGCGTTCGCCGCGGCGGACAGTGGATCGGAGCTGTACCGGGCCGTCGTCCACCAGGCCACCGGAATGGTCAGTGTGCAGGCCGGGGTGCCGCTGGCGCAGGCGCTGCTCCTCCTGCGGGCCTACGCCTTCGGGCACCGGCAGAGCGTGGTGGAGACCGCCGAGGACGTGGTGGCCCGGCGGTTGAGCTTCCGGGAGAATGAGGACGGGCCGGAGACTTCCGGTGAAGGGACTGAAGGGCCATGA
- a CDS encoding ABC transporter ATP-binding protein — protein MTRAGASVFAMRRASAADAPGEGVENDVTESEQLLFGGRLRLDLAWLRHEDAFLDLNLRSMVVRLPHLLALTARLARQANARALRQVVGAEVGRGAVQAASMIAINHVLGALLADGSTTQRLSAALPALVAVAVCSVIGAGLRAVSTAGTGRLEPAVERVATEIYLTAAAKVEMAAFEDPDYHRRAESARFGASSARRMIQYSTSVINALMTLLASIGVLTVLHPALLPMIVMMTLPSAWATLVTARRRYLSFKVWTQHARAGRLISELLTSTHAAAEIRLHGIAAFLLHHFRSMSETAEEEQARLARLAARTGILASVLTGVAYAATFSMLGLLLWTGAMPLAVGGTAIIAIRTATSSLTSLVRQINYLNEESLFVGDLEHIQNEADRRAIPTTGRTVPEHVDGVRFEKVSFTYPGKDNRPALDGIDLHIPAGATVALVGENGSGKTTAAKLLAGLYVPDEGQVLVGGVSTSEIDRHAWFSRIANVSQDFYHWPLTARMNVAIGRTDADPTEERLTAGVRHADAEDLIEDLPRGWDTLLARGYQDGHSLSGGQWQKLGIARAHFRAGQILVVDEPTAALDAKAEQQAFTRIRALAAGGQTVVLITHRLHSVRSADLIYLLEDGRVAETGTFTELMDPATAPDGRFRAMYEIQRAQFASDDERTVPLQKGPTVT, from the coding sequence GTGACCCGGGCTGGGGCATCCGTGTTCGCCATGCGCCGGGCCAGCGCCGCCGACGCCCCCGGCGAGGGCGTCGAGAATGACGTCACCGAGTCCGAGCAGCTGCTGTTCGGCGGCCGGCTGCGCCTGGATCTGGCCTGGCTGCGGCACGAGGACGCCTTCCTCGACCTGAACCTGCGCAGCATGGTCGTACGCCTCCCCCACCTCCTGGCCCTGACCGCCCGCCTGGCCCGCCAGGCCAACGCCCGGGCCCTGCGGCAGGTCGTCGGCGCGGAGGTAGGGCGCGGTGCGGTGCAGGCCGCCAGCATGATCGCCATCAACCACGTCCTCGGCGCGCTCCTGGCCGACGGGTCGACGACGCAGCGCCTGAGCGCCGCGCTGCCCGCGCTGGTGGCGGTCGCGGTGTGCAGCGTGATCGGCGCCGGGCTGCGCGCGGTATCGACCGCCGGCACCGGACGGCTGGAGCCCGCGGTGGAACGCGTGGCCACCGAGATCTACCTGACCGCCGCCGCCAAGGTGGAGATGGCCGCCTTCGAAGACCCCGACTACCACCGGCGCGCGGAATCCGCCCGCTTCGGCGCCTCCTCCGCCCGCCGCATGATCCAGTACAGCACCTCGGTGATCAACGCCCTGATGACGCTGCTCGCCTCCATCGGCGTGCTGACCGTGCTGCACCCGGCACTACTGCCGATGATCGTGATGATGACGCTGCCCTCCGCCTGGGCCACCCTCGTCACCGCCCGGCGCCGCTACCTGTCCTTCAAGGTGTGGACGCAGCACGCCCGCGCCGGCCGCCTGATCTCCGAGCTGCTGACCTCCACCCATGCCGCGGCCGAGATCCGGCTGCACGGCATCGCCGCCTTCCTGCTGCACCACTTCCGCAGCATGTCCGAGACCGCCGAAGAGGAGCAGGCACGCCTCGCCCGCCTCGCCGCCCGCACCGGAATCCTCGCCTCGGTCCTGACCGGCGTTGCGTACGCGGCGACATTCAGCATGCTGGGTCTGCTGCTGTGGACGGGAGCCATGCCGCTCGCGGTGGGCGGCACCGCCATCATCGCGATTCGCACCGCCACCAGCTCCCTGACCAGCCTCGTCCGCCAGATCAACTACTTGAACGAGGAAAGCTTGTTCGTGGGCGACCTGGAACACATCCAGAACGAGGCCGACCGGCGCGCCATCCCCACCACCGGCCGCACCGTACCCGAGCACGTCGACGGGGTCCGCTTCGAGAAGGTGTCCTTCACCTACCCGGGCAAGGACAACAGGCCCGCTCTCGACGGCATCGACCTGCACATCCCCGCCGGAGCAACGGTCGCGCTCGTCGGAGAGAACGGCTCGGGCAAGACCACCGCCGCAAAGCTCCTCGCCGGCCTCTACGTGCCCGACGAGGGCCAGGTCCTGGTCGGCGGCGTATCCACGAGCGAGATCGACCGGCATGCCTGGTTCTCCCGCATCGCCAACGTCTCCCAGGATTTCTACCACTGGCCGCTGACCGCCCGCATGAACGTCGCGATCGGCCGCACCGACGCGGACCCGACCGAAGAACGGCTCACCGCCGGGGTGCGGCACGCGGACGCCGAGGACCTGATCGAGGATCTGCCGCGAGGTTGGGACACCCTGCTGGCCCGCGGCTACCAGGACGGCCACAGCCTTTCCGGCGGGCAGTGGCAGAAGCTCGGCATCGCCCGCGCCCACTTCCGAGCCGGGCAGATCCTCGTGGTGGACGAGCCGACCGCCGCGCTCGACGCCAAGGCCGAACAGCAGGCGTTCACCAGAATCCGGGCCCTCGCGGCCGGCGGGCAGACCGTCGTGCTGATCACCCACCGCCTGCACTCCGTACGCTCCGCCGACCTCATCTACCTCCTCGAAGACGGCCGGGTCGCCGAGACCGGCACGTTCACCGAGCTGATGGACCCGGCCACGGCCCCGGACGGCAGGTTCCGGGCCATGTACGAGATCCAGCGAGCCCAGTTCGCCTCAGACGACGAACGGACCGTGCCACTCCAGAAGGGGCCAACGGTCACATGA
- a CDS encoding HK97 gp10 family phage protein — MSGGAFTDPAALAAALERGAARTVAATHAVMRHRAQALVEQVQHNASGRPGPRVITGTYRASWRADVQAAGPVVVAEVGTSAPQGRRLEFGFVGADSLGRHYAQPPFPHLGPAVDQAGPVLVRELNDAVKRSL, encoded by the coding sequence GTGAGCGGCGGCGCGTTCACCGATCCCGCGGCGCTGGCTGCCGCCCTGGAACGCGGGGCCGCCCGGACGGTGGCCGCGACGCATGCCGTGATGCGGCACCGGGCCCAGGCGCTGGTCGAGCAGGTGCAGCACAACGCCTCCGGAAGGCCCGGCCCCCGTGTGATCACCGGCACGTACCGGGCCTCCTGGCGCGCCGACGTTCAGGCCGCGGGTCCTGTGGTCGTCGCAGAGGTGGGCACCAGCGCGCCGCAGGGACGGCGGTTGGAGTTCGGGTTCGTCGGCGCCGACAGCCTCGGCCGGCACTATGCGCAGCCGCCCTTCCCGCACCTGGGCCCGGCCGTCGACCAGGCCGGGCCTGTCCTCGTGCGGGAGTTGAACGACGCGGTGAAGAGGTCGCTGTGA
- a CDS encoding DUF6879 family protein produces the protein MPQTSVPSFAEMLEAAQHSAVHLEMRDAYGIESEDGPFRAWREGTWTVAADREARRPWFDLVRAAVGRGVVMRRARIVSEPVTAYIRFEYEGTGLNVEAGEQVRWLPRRRASDLALPGNDFWLFDGAVVRFNHFTGDGGSAGPEVTDSPQVAKLCQDAFEAVWRRAVPHDEYAV, from the coding sequence ATGCCGCAGACCAGCGTGCCGAGCTTCGCTGAGATGCTGGAGGCCGCCCAGCATTCGGCGGTGCACCTGGAAATGCGCGACGCGTACGGCATCGAATCCGAAGACGGCCCCTTCCGTGCCTGGCGGGAGGGCACCTGGACTGTTGCCGCCGACCGTGAGGCGCGGCGTCCCTGGTTCGATCTGGTGCGCGCCGCTGTGGGCCGGGGTGTGGTGATGCGGCGGGCGCGGATTGTGTCCGAGCCGGTCACTGCCTACATCCGTTTCGAGTACGAGGGCACCGGGCTGAACGTCGAGGCAGGTGAGCAGGTGCGGTGGCTGCCGCGTCGCCGGGCCTCGGACCTCGCGCTGCCGGGCAACGACTTCTGGCTGTTCGACGGGGCGGTGGTGCGCTTCAACCACTTCACCGGCGACGGAGGTTCGGCCGGGCCGGAGGTGACCGACAGCCCCCAGGTCGCCAAGTTGTGCCAGGACGCCTTCGAGGCCGTGTGGCGCAGAGCCGTCCCGCACGACGAGTACGCCGTCTGA
- a CDS encoding ATP-binding protein has protein sequence MGRPRGDPAIANALGTGGKPLRRALAHKALDRGLRIAWCSLASLTAHVGRAGVDNSAAKAIAKIIRCHLIVLDDIGMLPSGQAAAQAFYESAPVGLRLDRAQDARHAAVDRLLHQRTSS, from the coding sequence ATGGGTCGGCCGCGCGGAGACCCGGCGATCGCCAATGCCTTGGGCACGGGGGGAAAGCCACTTCGCCGGGCCCTGGCCCACAAGGCCCTCGACCGGGGCCTGCGGATCGCCTGGTGCAGCCTTGCATCGCTGACCGCCCACGTCGGCCGGGCCGGCGTCGACAACTCCGCCGCCAAGGCCATCGCGAAGATCATCCGCTGCCACCTGATCGTCCTTGACGACATCGGGATGCTGCCGTCCGGCCAGGCCGCCGCCCAGGCGTTCTACGAATCTGCACCCGTCGGGCTTCGACTCGATCGTGCCCAAGACGCTCGCCACGCGGCCGTCGACCGGCTGCTGCACCAGCGCACGTCATCCTGA
- a CDS encoding major capsid protein, with protein MSIADLLKNVSVADLTVYARAIPTPDDFLLTSSVFPETQVHDVKWRVRQSKRRVNAAMYRAYDASVPFAKRQAQTTQTEGTLPALGQKLLVGEMEQLLLDASRGADEDRLVDLLYDDVERHVEAIRSRLELAAADVLLDGRFTLTGENGLTVEADYGVPQANMPTAPKPWSSPDADPIADELRWIDYLDSIGAPAPEMVLTSRKAYAHLASNGAYRAAYYGTPAGGQTPTATLNPQQVNSVRGTYGLPPVTFYKAQVWQNDVSTRVLPEDRWIMLPPERAKWGQTQYGTTTEALALSRGTNPQIEREDAPGIVITRDVQDDPVQIWTKGAAMAMPVLYSPDCHITATVL; from the coding sequence ATGAGCATCGCCGACCTGCTCAAGAACGTCAGCGTCGCCGACCTGACCGTCTACGCCCGCGCCATCCCCACCCCCGACGACTTCCTGCTCACCAGCAGCGTCTTCCCCGAGACGCAGGTGCACGACGTCAAGTGGCGGGTGCGGCAGTCCAAGCGGCGCGTCAACGCCGCGATGTACCGCGCGTACGACGCGAGCGTGCCGTTCGCCAAGCGCCAGGCCCAGACCACGCAGACCGAAGGCACCCTCCCGGCCCTGGGACAGAAGCTCCTGGTCGGCGAGATGGAACAGCTCCTGCTGGACGCCTCCCGCGGCGCGGACGAAGACCGGCTCGTGGACCTGCTCTACGACGACGTCGAGCGGCACGTCGAAGCGATCCGCTCGCGCCTGGAGCTGGCCGCCGCCGACGTCCTGCTCGATGGCCGCTTCACCCTGACCGGCGAGAACGGGCTGACGGTGGAGGCCGACTACGGGGTGCCGCAGGCCAACATGCCCACCGCCCCCAAGCCGTGGTCCTCGCCGGACGCCGACCCGATCGCGGACGAGCTGCGGTGGATCGACTACCTCGACTCGATCGGCGCCCCGGCCCCCGAGATGGTGCTCACCTCCCGCAAGGCGTACGCGCACCTCGCCTCCAACGGCGCCTACCGGGCCGCCTACTACGGCACCCCGGCCGGCGGCCAGACTCCGACCGCGACGCTGAACCCGCAGCAGGTCAACTCGGTGCGCGGCACCTACGGCCTGCCGCCGGTGACCTTTTACAAGGCCCAGGTGTGGCAGAACGACGTCTCCACGCGGGTTCTGCCGGAAGACCGGTGGATCATGCTCCCGCCGGAGCGCGCGAAGTGGGGCCAGACCCAGTACGGCACCACCACCGAAGCCCTGGCCCTCTCGCGCGGCACCAACCCGCAGATCGAGCGGGAGGACGCGCCGGGCATCGTCATCACCCGCGACGTGCAGGACGACCCGGTGCAGATCTGGACCAAGGGCGCCGCCATGGCCATGCCGGTCCTGTACTCGCCGGACTGCCACATCACCGCGACCGTCCTGTGA
- a CDS encoding DUF6093 family protein → MLDLRGVARFAERHLMSDKVLVTREVGEDVLDPATGALVPAPPLVVHSGKAGLYGHQERIRSKGGHEGAWVEEVRAGYRLLLPLDAPELREDDTVEIVEARDKQAAGRTYRVAALGEVSSVPVLRTVWLEEHNRKAGA, encoded by the coding sequence GTGCTTGATCTGCGCGGTGTCGCCCGGTTCGCCGAGCGGCACCTGATGTCGGACAAGGTGCTCGTCACCCGCGAGGTCGGCGAAGACGTTCTCGATCCCGCCACAGGCGCCCTCGTGCCTGCTCCTCCGCTGGTGGTGCACTCGGGCAAGGCCGGGTTGTACGGGCACCAGGAGCGGATTCGCAGCAAGGGCGGCCATGAAGGCGCGTGGGTCGAAGAGGTGCGGGCCGGGTACCGGCTGCTGCTGCCGCTCGATGCGCCCGAGCTGCGGGAGGACGACACAGTGGAGATAGTTGAGGCTCGTGACAAGCAGGCCGCCGGCCGTACGTACCGGGTCGCGGCACTTGGGGAGGTTTCTTCGGTTCCGGTGCTGCGTACCGTGTGGCTGGAGGAGCACAACCGCAAGGCGGGCGCGTGA
- a CDS encoding head decoration protein, which produces MTVTDDRDWLASRHGTDATETITLDLSHLTRGTHYAEPTAGQPHGFVRSGVPVGQITASGLYGAYDPTAEDGRAVLAGLVYAEAPFTPGTSKVPAALFWHGTVHTDKIPGGLDPAKIAPSPHGAQIRFLGAVDA; this is translated from the coding sequence ATGACGGTGACCGACGACCGGGACTGGCTCGCTTCCCGGCACGGCACCGACGCCACCGAGACCATCACCCTCGACCTGTCCCACCTGACCCGCGGCACCCACTACGCAGAGCCCACAGCCGGCCAGCCGCACGGCTTCGTGCGCTCCGGCGTCCCGGTGGGCCAGATCACCGCCTCCGGCCTGTACGGCGCCTACGACCCCACGGCCGAAGACGGCCGCGCAGTCCTCGCCGGCCTGGTCTACGCCGAGGCGCCGTTCACCCCCGGCACCAGCAAGGTCCCGGCCGCCCTGTTCTGGCACGGCACCGTCCACACCGACAAGATCCCCGGCGGCCTCGACCCCGCCAAGATCGCCCCGTCGCCGCACGGCGCGCAGATCCGCTTCCTCGGGGCGGTGGACGCATGA
- a CDS encoding helix-turn-helix domain-containing protein, producing MPTSPSSSAQQAREALAARLFDLRRAAGLTGQELAERCGWYKSKSSRIENARTLPSDADIRAWCRACDAVEETEDLLAAARHAETLYVQWRRLHRCGLRQVHEASLPLYESTRLFRVYCSTVMPGLVQTPDYATDLLSAITAFQGTPDDVPAAVAARTARSRILHDSDRRFMLLIEEAVLRSGVGSPAAMAEQLGYLLEVMALPTVCLGILPFGDRARKIWPLETFMIFDDARVHVELLTARVTITAPSEVSAYARAFADLSHLAVYGSSASARIRRALGAGG from the coding sequence GTGCCCACTTCGCCCTCCTCCAGTGCACAGCAGGCCCGTGAGGCTCTGGCTGCCCGGTTGTTCGATCTGCGCCGGGCGGCCGGGCTGACCGGTCAGGAGCTGGCCGAGCGGTGCGGCTGGTACAAGTCGAAGTCCTCGCGCATCGAAAACGCCCGCACCCTGCCTTCCGATGCCGATATCCGGGCCTGGTGCCGGGCCTGCGACGCCGTCGAGGAGACGGAGGATCTGCTGGCCGCCGCCCGGCACGCCGAGACGCTGTATGTGCAGTGGCGGCGCCTGCACCGCTGCGGGCTGCGGCAGGTGCACGAAGCATCCCTGCCCCTGTACGAAAGCACCCGACTGTTCCGGGTGTACTGCTCCACCGTGATGCCCGGCCTCGTCCAGACCCCCGACTATGCGACCGACCTGCTCTCCGCCATCACCGCGTTCCAGGGAACTCCCGACGACGTCCCCGCAGCGGTCGCCGCGCGCACAGCCCGCTCCCGCATCCTGCACGACAGCGACCGGCGGTTCATGCTGCTGATCGAGGAGGCCGTACTGCGCAGCGGCGTCGGCAGCCCCGCGGCGATGGCCGAGCAGCTCGGGTACCTGCTGGAGGTGATGGCGCTGCCCACGGTCTGCCTCGGCATCCTGCCGTTCGGCGATCGGGCCCGAAAGATCTGGCCACTGGAGACCTTCATGATCTTCGATGATGCCCGGGTCCACGTGGAACTGCTGACGGCCAGAGTCACCATCACCGCCCCTTCCGAAGTCTCCGCCTATGCACGCGCCTTCGCTGACCTTTCGCACTTGGCGGTCTACGGCTCCAGCGCCAGTGCACGGATCAGACGGGCTCTCGGCGCTGGTGGGTGA
- a CDS encoding ANTAR domain-containing protein produces the protein MKLPRPQAVILAARFVGHAHPAQRLGEACRTALNEAYAVGLTLAVDAALAQRVSLCAAGPLAARGETLQISLGEGPCIQALNQMTPVLADDLDDADTVRQWPIYAEQAQAHGIRAVFALPVLSGPDPAQQPGLVLSLYRDRPGPIPKADLHLAQDHADAADLLLLATPTPSEEDLSHAWLLPADAVVHQAIGMISYRHSVTTGQALALLRAHAHTRGTDLSALAHAVVHERLTLPGLSGPPSPDPPPQ, from the coding sequence GTGAAGCTCCCACGGCCCCAAGCGGTCATCCTGGCCGCCCGCTTTGTAGGCCACGCCCATCCGGCCCAACGCCTCGGCGAGGCATGCCGGACCGCCCTGAATGAGGCGTATGCGGTGGGGCTGACCCTGGCCGTCGACGCCGCCCTGGCGCAACGGGTGTCCCTGTGCGCGGCCGGCCCACTCGCCGCCCGCGGGGAGACCCTGCAGATCAGCCTCGGCGAAGGCCCGTGCATCCAGGCCCTGAACCAGATGACGCCGGTGCTCGCCGACGACCTCGACGACGCGGACACCGTACGCCAGTGGCCCATCTACGCCGAACAGGCCCAGGCCCACGGCATCCGCGCGGTCTTCGCCCTGCCCGTCCTCAGCGGCCCCGACCCGGCGCAGCAGCCCGGCCTCGTTCTCTCCCTCTACCGCGACCGGCCCGGCCCGATCCCCAAGGCCGACCTGCACCTCGCCCAGGACCACGCGGACGCCGCCGACCTGCTGCTCCTGGCCACCCCCACGCCGAGCGAGGAAGACCTCTCCCACGCCTGGCTCCTGCCGGCCGACGCCGTCGTCCACCAGGCCATCGGCATGATCAGCTACCGGCACTCCGTGACCACCGGCCAGGCCCTGGCCCTGCTGCGCGCCCACGCCCACACCCGCGGAACGGACCTGTCCGCCCTCGCCCACGCCGTGGTCCACGAACGTCTGACCCTGCCCGGCCTTTCCGGCCCGCCCTCCCCCGACCCCCCACCACAGTGA
- a CDS encoding XF1762 family protein, producing the protein MTPDVQQPQLHLVPVRFRDAAAFVQMWHRHHRPPKGHVFSVGAADESGVLRAVAIVGRPVARYLDNGATLEVTRLASDGARNANSLLYAAAWRAASALGYSRLITYTQQGESGASLRGAGWRVIARRPARPGWHCPSRPRTDHGTGGIPRMLWEAPCST; encoded by the coding sequence GTGACCCCTGACGTGCAGCAGCCGCAGTTGCATCTGGTCCCTGTCCGCTTCCGGGACGCAGCCGCGTTCGTGCAGATGTGGCACCGCCACCACCGTCCGCCTAAAGGCCACGTGTTCTCCGTCGGCGCCGCCGACGAGTCTGGTGTTCTGCGCGCCGTGGCGATTGTGGGCAGGCCGGTCGCCCGCTACTTGGACAACGGCGCCACTCTCGAAGTCACCCGACTGGCCAGCGACGGCGCCCGCAACGCCAACTCGCTCCTCTACGCGGCCGCGTGGCGGGCCGCATCCGCGCTCGGTTACAGCCGCCTGATCACCTACACCCAGCAGGGCGAGTCCGGCGCGAGCCTGCGCGGCGCCGGCTGGCGCGTCATCGCCCGCCGCCCCGCCCGCCCCGGCTGGCATTGCCCCTCGCGGCCACGCACCGACCACGGCACCGGCGGCATCCCCCGCATGTTGTGGGAGGCGCCGTGCTCTACCTGA
- a CDS encoding VUT family protein, with translation MPAPPPVTARTPIRRAVRCSGWLCGYAAALLAANILTASFGMVPVGFGQRATAGTLLAGVALMIRNVLQDQLGRTGVVAAVLAGSLLSALIAAPGLALASAAAVAVAELADTALYTPLRRHGWARAVLPATMLGALLDSVVFLSLAGLPVWAAVPGQMVGKGWAIAVPILLALPGRTPHLGIWAARSRRAVHNRVTR, from the coding sequence GTGCCCGCGCCGCCGCCGGTGACCGCTCGCACGCCCATCCGCCGTGCCGTCCGCTGCAGCGGGTGGCTGTGCGGGTACGCCGCTGCCCTGCTCGCAGCGAACATTTTGACCGCGTCGTTCGGCATGGTCCCGGTCGGCTTCGGGCAGCGCGCCACCGCGGGGACGCTGCTGGCCGGTGTCGCCTTGATGATCCGTAACGTCCTCCAGGACCAGCTCGGCCGCACCGGTGTCGTGGCGGCTGTTCTCGCCGGATCGCTGCTGTCTGCCCTCATCGCTGCGCCGGGCCTGGCTCTGGCCAGCGCGGCAGCGGTCGCAGTCGCCGAACTGGCCGACACGGCCCTCTACACGCCCCTGCGGCGCCACGGCTGGGCGCGGGCTGTCCTGCCCGCGACGATGCTCGGGGCGCTGCTGGACAGCGTCGTCTTCCTGTCCCTCGCCGGTCTACCGGTGTGGGCGGCGGTGCCAGGGCAGATGGTCGGCAAAGGCTGGGCGATCGCCGTCCCCATCCTTCTCGCCCTGCCCGGACGTACCCCCCATCTGGGCATCTGGGCGGCCAGGTCACGGCGCGCAGTGCACAACCGGGTCACCAGGTGA
- a CDS encoding GAF and ANTAR domain-containing protein, with protein sequence MTPEHHDAAWQRIGAADATGPVTLHTACRTCVEDLDADFGGATLVTAGELRVLGCATDERARAVEDAQLVTGEGPCTDAYVHRRPVDADLHQAGERWPVFTPAACETGARRVLALPLAIGNLLIGAVDLYRCTPTPFTAAHKDRAAAYARILALLALDEHPHLITGPTRPAQRGPQGYPPTVHMAAGVLAAKDNLTPDDALARLRAHSFRHNQPLLRTAEHVLDHHRLD encoded by the coding sequence ATGACCCCCGAGCACCATGACGCGGCATGGCAGCGCATCGGTGCCGCCGATGCCACCGGCCCTGTCACGCTCCACACCGCCTGCCGGACCTGCGTCGAGGACCTGGACGCCGACTTCGGCGGCGCCACCCTGGTCACCGCCGGCGAGCTGCGCGTGCTGGGCTGCGCCACCGACGAGCGCGCCCGGGCCGTGGAGGACGCCCAGCTGGTCACCGGCGAGGGGCCGTGCACCGACGCCTACGTCCACCGCCGCCCCGTCGACGCGGACCTGCACCAGGCGGGCGAGCGGTGGCCCGTCTTCACACCGGCCGCCTGCGAGACGGGAGCCCGCCGCGTCCTGGCCCTGCCCCTGGCCATCGGCAACCTCCTCATCGGCGCCGTGGACCTCTACCGCTGCACCCCCACCCCCTTCACCGCGGCACACAAGGACCGGGCCGCCGCCTACGCCCGCATCCTCGCCCTGCTCGCCCTCGACGAACACCCCCACCTGATCACCGGCCCCACCAGGCCCGCCCAGCGTGGGCCGCAGGGCTACCCGCCCACCGTCCACATGGCCGCCGGTGTTCTCGCCGCCAAAGACAACCTCACCCCCGACGATGCCCTGGCCCGGCTGCGCGCCCACTCCTTCCGCCACAACCAGCCCCTGCTGCGCACCGCCGAACACGTCCTCGACCACCACCGCCTCGACTAA
- a CDS encoding GAF and ANTAR domain-containing protein, producing the protein MTREERLLAAMVEAVDTLVDDFDLIDFLHRLCERCNDVLDVSAVGVMLADPGGCLQLIAASDEHTRLLELFALQTDQGPCVECHRSGTAHLNIALGSPVQTAGYPRFAERARQAGFATTHALPMRLRQQNVGAMNLFDTREQDLSASDAGVAQALADVATIAILQHRTIAHGNIERAQLRAALSSRICIEQAKGILAERWNTTLDNAFDALRRHARAHQQTLSALCRQLIDGTLDTSTLQRP; encoded by the coding sequence ATGACGCGTGAAGAACGACTGCTGGCGGCCATGGTCGAGGCCGTGGATACCCTCGTCGACGACTTCGACCTGATCGATTTCCTGCACCGGCTGTGCGAGCGGTGCAACGACGTGCTGGACGTGTCGGCGGTCGGGGTCATGCTCGCCGACCCGGGCGGCTGCCTCCAGCTGATCGCCGCATCCGATGAGCACACCCGGCTGCTGGAACTGTTCGCCCTGCAGACCGACCAGGGGCCGTGCGTGGAGTGCCACCGCAGCGGCACCGCCCACCTGAACATCGCCCTCGGCTCCCCCGTACAGACCGCCGGCTACCCCCGCTTCGCCGAGCGCGCCCGCCAGGCCGGCTTCGCCACCACCCACGCCCTGCCCATGCGGCTGCGCCAGCAGAACGTGGGCGCGATGAACCTCTTCGACACCCGCGAACAAGACCTCAGCGCATCCGACGCAGGCGTGGCGCAGGCGCTGGCGGACGTGGCGACCATCGCGATCCTCCAGCACCGCACCATCGCCCACGGCAACATCGAGCGGGCCCAGCTGCGGGCCGCCCTCTCCAGCCGCATCTGCATCGAACAGGCCAAGGGCATCCTGGCCGAACGCTGGAACACCACCCTCGACAACGCCTTCGATGCCCTGCGCCGGCACGCCCGCGCCCACCAGCAGACCCTGTCCGCGCTGTGCCGGCAGCTGATCGACGGCACGCTCGACACCTCCACCCTCCAGCGCCCCTGA
- a CDS encoding DUF6415 family natural product biosynthesis protein produces MNEVAASPVPEVTAEKADALPIDVATIDATCARAFGLQRATAPGLPDLTRALRGHLELLIPPDLAGQTPLTQAAARDATRLLKLPDNAGTARTRARALAQVCLILLEPHRPPAAPSDEETHG; encoded by the coding sequence ATGAACGAGGTCGCCGCGTCGCCCGTCCCCGAGGTCACCGCCGAGAAGGCCGACGCATTGCCGATCGACGTCGCCACCATCGATGCGACCTGCGCCCGCGCTTTCGGCCTGCAGCGGGCGACGGCCCCGGGCCTGCCGGACCTGACACGGGCGCTGCGCGGTCACCTCGAACTGCTCATCCCGCCGGACCTGGCCGGGCAGACGCCCCTGACTCAGGCCGCCGCACGGGACGCCACCAGGCTCTTGAAACTGCCCGACAACGCCGGGACGGCGCGCACCCGCGCCCGCGCGTTGGCGCAGGTGTGCCTCATCCTCCTCGAACCGCACCGCCCCCCGGCCGCACCCTCGGACGAGGAAACGCACGGGTGA